A genome region from Methanobacterium subterraneum includes the following:
- a CDS encoding cupin domain-containing protein: MKIVEMEKLPIDDTPHKVDVRKMYDTENAVAVHIKLEPGESLKKHITPVDVFFYVLEGVGIVEIGEEKKEVAKDSLIDSPARIPHCWYNESDKTLRFLVVKVPRPTENTRLL, translated from the coding sequence ATGAAAATTGTTGAAATGGAAAAATTACCTATTGATGATACACCACATAAAGTGGATGTCCGGAAAATGTACGATACTGAAAATGCAGTGGCAGTGCACATAAAACTCGAGCCCGGTGAATCACTTAAAAAGCATATAACTCCTGTAGATGTATTTTTCTATGTTTTAGAAGGTGTTGGCATAGTTGAAATTGGTGAAGAGAAGAAAGAGGTTGCTAAAGATTCATTAATAGACAGTCCTGCCCGTATACCTCATTGCTGGTACAATGAAAGTGATAAAACACTCCGGTTTTTGGTGGTTAAAGTACCCAGACCCACTGAGAATACAAGATTATTATAA
- a CDS encoding chemotaxis protein CheB: MSKKNKNKSKGEITPKSPNKLPVVAIGASAGGLDALKKFFTAMSPDPGMAFVLVQHLDPTHESTLADLMSRYTPLKVVQAKDGMKVESDYLYIIPPNKDMGLMNRTIQLMEPVEPHGMRLPINFFLKNLAEDQKERSIAIIFSGFGSDGTIGIKSIKAAGGMVMAQDPATADSNSMPASAIQTGLVDFILPPEEMPEKLMNYVESAHKTIKKIITPKEETERALQKIFMLIRNRTSHDFSYYKENTVYRRISRRMNIHQIENIQTYLRYLQENPHEIDILFKELLINVTSFFRDEKSFDSFKNSLKELIKQKLDVDNLRVWVPGCSSGEEVYSIAIIIHELLEESGKNIDVQIFGTDIDIDALTTARSGTYPITIAEDVSPELLNKYFVKKDNVFTIRTDIREMVVFAPHDVLIDPPFTKLDVLSCRNLLIYLNGEAQQKVISNFNYALNKDGILFLGPSESVGEFVDAFNVVDKKWKIFKCVKSTEFIRRFVEVHPIPRTLQLSNFETGIGLKQLNTSKSVNIVNLAEKELLDIYVPPSAIITDFGEILYIHGRLGNYLEPAQGKAKLNIVEMAREGLKFELNSSIQNAISKKSEIVVEGLRVKNNGGHIFINLNVKPLELETTKGLLIVSFEEVSVDKNGKKDKMKLNMVTKGDERIRELESELNLTKERLNVTIEEMKSSNEELRSANEELQSMNEESQSTNEELETSKEELQSINEEMVTVNNELQMKIDELTQATDDMNNLFNSTEIAIIFLDRDLNIRRYTKEATNLIKMIESDVGRPFSDIATNLKYDNFTDDIQQVMDRVTFKETEIETEDGKWFQTRIMPYKTFKNVIDGVVITFNNITERKEQITDALDALELADSVVQTVREPLLVLDSKMKVVSANRSFYQTFKVTPENTIGKNLYIMGDRQWDITSLRNLLEDILPKKADLKDFVVEDDFPNIGHKKIILNARQIYQKGKGTSMILLAMEDVTP; this comes from the coding sequence ATGAGTAAAAAAAATAAAAACAAATCAAAAGGGGAAATCACTCCTAAATCACCAAATAAATTGCCCGTAGTTGCTATTGGGGCATCTGCCGGTGGTTTAGATGCTCTTAAAAAGTTTTTTACTGCTATGTCCCCTGATCCAGGAATGGCTTTTGTCCTGGTCCAACACCTGGATCCCACCCATGAAAGTACCCTGGCAGATCTCATGAGCAGGTACACCCCATTGAAAGTGGTTCAGGCTAAAGACGGGATGAAAGTGGAATCTGACTACCTGTACATTATACCTCCTAACAAGGATATGGGGCTGATGAACAGAACCATCCAACTAATGGAACCAGTAGAACCTCATGGAATGCGACTGCCAATTAATTTCTTTTTAAAGAACCTGGCTGAGGATCAAAAGGAACGCTCCATTGCCATAATCTTTTCCGGATTTGGAAGTGACGGTACCATTGGCATAAAATCCATCAAAGCCGCCGGGGGGATGGTCATGGCACAGGATCCCGCCACAGCTGATTCAAATAGTATGCCAGCCAGTGCCATCCAGACAGGGCTGGTGGATTTTATCTTACCTCCTGAAGAAATGCCTGAAAAACTGATGAACTATGTAGAATCTGCCCATAAAACCATTAAAAAAATTATCACCCCGAAAGAAGAAACTGAAAGGGCGTTACAGAAGATATTCATGCTAATTAGGAACCGAACTAGCCATGATTTTTCTTATTACAAAGAGAACACGGTTTATAGGCGAATTAGTCGGCGTATGAATATTCATCAAATAGAAAACATACAAACGTACCTCCGCTATTTACAGGAAAACCCACATGAAATAGATATTCTGTTCAAAGAACTTTTAATTAATGTAACCAGCTTTTTTAGAGACGAAAAGTCATTTGATTCTTTTAAAAATAGTTTAAAGGAACTTATAAAGCAAAAATTGGATGTTGACAACTTAAGAGTATGGGTTCCAGGATGTTCAAGTGGTGAGGAAGTTTACTCCATAGCTATTATTATCCATGAGCTGTTGGAAGAGTCTGGGAAAAACATAGATGTGCAGATTTTTGGCACAGATATAGATATTGATGCATTAACAACTGCCCGTTCTGGAACTTATCCCATCACAATTGCAGAAGATGTATCTCCAGAACTATTAAATAAATATTTTGTAAAAAAAGACAATGTTTTCACCATTAGAACAGATATACGGGAAATGGTAGTTTTTGCACCGCATGATGTCCTTATAGACCCCCCCTTCACCAAGCTGGATGTTCTATCCTGCCGAAACCTCCTAATCTACCTTAATGGTGAGGCACAGCAAAAGGTAATTTCTAATTTCAATTATGCTCTTAATAAAGATGGAATTCTATTTTTAGGCCCTTCAGAAAGTGTAGGGGAATTCGTTGATGCATTTAATGTGGTGGACAAGAAGTGGAAAATATTCAAATGTGTTAAATCCACTGAATTTATTCGCAGATTCGTGGAAGTTCATCCCATACCCCGAACCCTGCAACTCTCAAATTTTGAAACTGGAATAGGCCTAAAACAGTTAAACACATCCAAATCGGTTAACATTGTAAATTTAGCTGAAAAAGAGCTTTTGGATATTTACGTCCCGCCTTCAGCTATAATCACAGATTTTGGTGAAATTTTATATATTCATGGTCGTTTAGGGAATTATCTGGAGCCTGCCCAGGGGAAAGCCAAGCTTAATATTGTGGAGATGGCTCGGGAAGGTCTTAAGTTTGAATTAAACTCATCAATTCAAAATGCCATTTCCAAAAAAAGTGAAATAGTAGTTGAAGGTTTGAGAGTGAAAAACAATGGAGGGCATATTTTCATTAACCTCAATGTAAAACCACTGGAACTTGAAACCACTAAGGGATTGTTAATTGTCTCTTTTGAGGAGGTTTCGGTGGATAAAAATGGTAAAAAAGATAAAATGAAGCTGAACATGGTTACTAAAGGCGATGAGAGAATTCGTGAATTGGAAAGTGAGTTAAATCTAACAAAAGAACGCCTTAACGTTACCATTGAAGAGATGAAAAGTTCAAATGAAGAGCTCCGTTCAGCCAACGAAGAACTTCAATCAATGAACGAAGAATCCCAGAGTACCAATGAAGAACTGGAAACCTCCAAAGAGGAGTTACAGTCCATCAATGAAGAGATGGTTACAGTTAACAACGAACTGCAAATGAAGATCGACGAGCTAACCCAGGCCACGGATGATATGAACAATCTTTTCAACAGTACTGAAATAGCCATTATATTTTTAGATCGGGATCTAAATATCCGACGTTACACCAAAGAGGCAACTAATCTCATAAAAATGATAGAATCAGATGTGGGGCGCCCCTTCTCTGATATTGCCACCAATTTAAAATATGATAATTTTACAGATGACATTCAACAAGTCATGGATAGGGTGACCTTTAAAGAAACAGAAATAGAAACAGAGGATGGAAAATGGTTTCAAACCAGAATAATGCCCTATAAAACCTTTAAAAACGTAATTGATGGGGTTGTTATCACATTTAACAATATTACAGAGAGGAAAGAACAAATCACAGATGCTCTTGATGCTCTGGAACTGGCAGATAGTGTTGTTCAAACAGTACGTGAACCTCTGCTGGTGTTAGATAGCAAGATGAAAGTGGTTTCAGCCAACAGATCATTTTACCAGACATTTAAAGTTACCCCTGAAAATACAATTGGAAAAAACCTGTACATAATGGGTGACAGACAGTGGGATATAACATCATTAAGGAATTTATTAGAAGATATACTTCCAAAAAAAGCTGATTTGAAAGATTTCGTGGTGGAAGATGATTTTCCAAATATTGGTCATAAAAAAATTATTCTAAATGCTCGCCAGATTTACCAGAAAGGTAAAGGTACAAGCATGATTCTACTGGCCATGGAAGATGTTACCCCTTAA
- a CDS encoding V4R domain-containing protein: MEKNNTIQDRNIIDNRINDNNPVYGSENIQIELFATPKGVKAIKNPVRVKILSMLREGDLSFDEIVKFSGRAKSTVSSHLKSMTREEIINSRIDPNDARKKIFFIQSEYIGKLQRQQLQEDISAYIKRYIASENDPFEFFRLIFHTIRISLLTQGVDIDPILHEAGLKVGEALYEKVKDPDMDKFLGNIANFWETHSLGSVEIKNFQPLTISVQDCFECSGLPYLGRPACAFDSGILESLFSKYNKEKIRVRETKCYALGDNSCRFVIE; the protein is encoded by the coding sequence ATGGAAAAAAACAATACAATACAGGATAGAAATATTATTGATAATAGGATTAACGACAATAATCCCGTTTATGGATCTGAAAATATACAGATCGAACTTTTTGCCACACCTAAAGGGGTGAAGGCTATTAAAAACCCGGTACGGGTAAAAATTTTATCCATGCTACGTGAGGGTGATCTCAGTTTCGATGAGATAGTTAAGTTTTCTGGGCGTGCTAAATCAACTGTATCCAGTCATCTGAAATCAATGACCAGGGAAGAGATCATCAACTCCCGTATCGACCCTAATGATGCCAGAAAAAAGATATTTTTCATTCAATCAGAGTATATAGGTAAATTACAGCGCCAGCAACTTCAGGAAGATATTTCCGCCTACATCAAGAGATACATTGCAAGTGAAAATGATCCATTCGAATTCTTTAGACTGATATTCCATACTATAAGAATTTCTTTACTAACCCAGGGCGTGGATATAGATCCCATACTCCATGAAGCCGGTTTAAAGGTAGGGGAAGCCCTCTATGAAAAAGTTAAAGACCCTGATATGGATAAATTTCTGGGAAATATTGCCAATTTTTGGGAAACACACAGTCTGGGATCAGTTGAGATTAAAAATTTCCAACCATTAACCATCAGTGTACAGGATTGCTTTGAATGCAGTGGCCTGCCCTACCTGGGTAGACCGGCATGTGCCTTTGACAGTGGCATCCTTGAATCATTATTCAGCAAGTACAATAAAGAAAAGATCCGTGTTAGGGAAACCAAATGCTACGCTCTGGGAGATAATTCCTGCCGTTTTGTAATTGAATAA
- the hcp gene encoding hydroxylamine reductase, whose amino-acid sequence MEKKEALDMFCYQCSQTARETGCTVVGVCGKQPTVARLQDNLLFAIKGISAYLYHARELGYTDDDVDAFLEKGFFSTLTNVNFDAADLVELALEAGQMNIKTMQLLKKAHNETYGEPVPTEVPVGSVKGPGIIVTGHSLKNLEELLKQTEGKGINIYTHSEMLPAHGYPGLKKYKHLVGQLGGPWFDQKQTFSKYPVAILGTSNCVLLPRDEYKERMFTSGVAQLPGVQHIDDNDFTPVIEKALELPELEDEARDTVLTTGFGASTVLSLAPKIKELVEAGKIKQFILVGGCDSPKPQAKYYTEFVEKLPKEVVVLTLACGKYRFNDMDLGDIEGVPRLIDLGQCNDAIVAVDIAVALTELFGVELNELPLTIVLSWMEQKAAAILWSLLALDIKGMYIGPILPGWANEDIINVLVENYDLKPIGDPEEDIKAIMG is encoded by the coding sequence ATGGAGAAAAAAGAAGCATTAGATATGTTCTGTTACCAGTGCTCACAAACTGCCCGTGAAACTGGTTGTACCGTTGTAGGAGTGTGTGGAAAACAGCCCACCGTTGCTAGGCTGCAGGACAACCTGCTATTCGCTATAAAAGGAATATCAGCCTACCTTTACCATGCCCGTGAACTGGGATACACTGATGATGATGTGGATGCCTTCCTGGAAAAGGGTTTCTTCTCCACCCTGACCAACGTCAACTTCGACGCCGCAGACCTGGTGGAACTGGCCCTTGAGGCTGGTCAGATGAACATCAAAACCATGCAGCTACTTAAAAAGGCCCATAATGAAACCTACGGCGAACCCGTGCCAACTGAAGTTCCAGTTGGATCAGTTAAAGGCCCAGGTATCATAGTCACTGGTCACAGCCTTAAAAACCTGGAAGAACTCCTAAAACAAACCGAAGGAAAAGGAATTAACATATACACCCACTCGGAAATGCTACCAGCCCATGGATACCCAGGACTTAAAAAATACAAACACTTAGTGGGACAGCTGGGAGGACCCTGGTTTGACCAGAAACAGACCTTCTCCAAATATCCAGTAGCCATCCTGGGAACTTCAAACTGTGTACTTTTACCACGGGATGAATACAAAGAAAGAATGTTCACCAGTGGTGTGGCTCAACTACCTGGAGTGCAACATATAGATGACAATGATTTCACACCAGTAATTGAAAAGGCCCTGGAACTACCAGAACTGGAAGATGAAGCACGAGACACCGTATTAACCACGGGATTCGGAGCTTCAACTGTACTGTCCCTCGCCCCTAAAATCAAAGAATTGGTGGAAGCTGGGAAAATAAAACAGTTCATCCTGGTGGGCGGATGTGATTCCCCCAAACCTCAGGCTAAATACTACACCGAATTTGTGGAAAAACTCCCTAAAGAAGTAGTGGTGCTGACACTGGCCTGTGGAAAATACCGTTTCAACGACATGGATTTAGGGGATATTGAAGGAGTGCCCCGACTGATAGACCTGGGGCAGTGTAACGATGCCATAGTGGCCGTGGACATTGCCGTCGCTCTGACTGAATTATTCGGTGTGGAACTCAATGAACTACCATTGACCATTGTTCTGAGCTGGATGGAACAAAAAGCTGCGGCAATTCTTTGGAGTTTACTGGCTCTTGACATTAAAGGAATGTACATCGGACCAATACTACCTGGATGGGCCAATGAAGACATTATCAATGTTTTAGTAGAAAACTATGATCTAAAACCAATTGGAGATCCGGAAGAGGACATAAAAGCCATAATGGGATGA